The genomic window ATGGGTCAAAGAATAGAGGTTGTCATAGCCGTTATCGGTTCTTTTATTTATTTTTTCAGTAAGAACAACCGATGGTTCCTGTCTGGTATGTATGCGCTGGCTATTTACACTTGTATTTTTTGTTTTGCTATTGGATTATCACTGCTTAATTCATTTTTTCAATGGCTGCACATTGCACACACTCCATCACAGGATTATTTTTTTCTCGCGCGATTATATTTTATTTCAACCGCCATCTGTGTGGTGCTTCTTTTTTATCTGCATAACAAAGAAAAATTTAAAATGCTTTTGTACGACTTAAGGGCGCTGCGAATCATACATTATCTTCTGATGGTAGTGTTGGGATTTGTTTTGTTGCGATACCGAACTCCGGAGCAGATTTCCGTTCCGCTTGTCATCACTACTGAATCGTTTTTCTATTTTTTTCTAATACCCATCAGCATTGTTTTTGCTGCTGTTTTCACCATCATTTCAAATAATGTAGAAGACCTTGCCATTGATAGAATTTCTAATCCAAACCGTCCGCTTGTAAGTAATCGTATTGCAGAAAAAGAATATATGATTATCGGATATATTGCTCTTGCACTTTCCCTGATTGCAAGCATTCTTGTCAACAGGTCGTGTTTTATTTTTATGGGATTAATAATTGGCAATTACTATCTCTATTCCAACCCTCCTTTCAAATTGAAACGAATACCCGTTTTGTCAAAATTAATTGTTGGAATAAACTCTGCTTTTATGGCGTTGATGGGCTATACAGTTTTTGGCGGGGCTGTATTAACTTTTCCTCCCGAGTTCCTTTTCTTTTTAGTAGTGTGCCTTGGACTATCATCTAATTTCATAGACCTGAAAGATTACGAAGGCGACAAATCATTCGGAATAAAAACACTTCCCGTTTTGCTTGGATTACGCGTGTCAAAAATGGTGATTAGTTTATTCACCGTTTTTTCTTACGTTGTTTTTTATTTTATTATTAGAAATTACATTTCTCATCTCTGGCTGCTGACTCCTATGCCCTTGCTGCTTGCAGCACATTTATTTTATCTGAATAAAAAAGAATTTAAAGAAGTGCCTGTATTTTTGATTTACCTAGCCGGGATTATCGGAGTTATTATAATAATGCTAGCAGATTCTTTTCTTTAGGGAACCATAAAAACTCAAACCCGGTTTTTTCATCGTCCCATGCTCTCCGCTAAGGATTTAAAAAAGTATTTTAATTTTTTGCTTTTGACGTTGAATCGCCACCTAATTTTATCGCAATGCCTGTGCCGATACAAAATCCTTTTGAGGCAAGAGTGTAGGTATATTCCAAACTGTCGCCAAATTTATTAAACGTGTATCTTGGAAACGCCAGATTGACTAGGATGCCGGTGCGGGGAGAAACATAAAACCTTCCGCCAATGTGAAAATCAAATGCTCTTCCCATGGAGCCGTAAATACTTTTGAAGTTGTCATTGGGATTAAGCCGGAATCCGGCAATACCCAACCGAAGTCCGGTGAACAAATCCGCTTTTTTACTTTTAACAAAATGAAAGTTGAAAAGAAAATTTCCGTCAAGCCCGTTTACGCTTGGCTTGTACCCGTTTGAATCTTTAGATGACAAGTAATGACTGTATAACAACGATGTGCCTATGCTGATTCGCTTACCCACTGCCCATTCCATTGCGGGAGCAAGAGCGATGCATGCGGCTTTTCCTGTGGCGCCTGTGTCAGAGGGTTTCTGATTATCTTTTAATGTTATGTTGTAAATTCCCAATCCGAGATTAACATCGAAAATACGGTTGCCTTTTTCAAAAGATTGAGCGTTCAGAAAATTAGCTGAGAAAAACACAAGCAGCAGGAGGATGATTTTTTTCATTTTGCTTTGGGTTTACTGATGAGATAGTTCGAAAAGAAAAGAGTATGCAAGTCTACAACTTTTCTGAACTATAGTAAAATGGAGTTTATGATTTTTTATCCTCTGAGCTGCTTTTTACATAATGAATATTCCTTTCTTTCAGATAATTAATCATGTAATTGAAACACGCTTCGTGTTTGCCGATTAATTCAGGAGGGAATATTCCTTTTTCAGTGAACAAACCTTCCAGAAACATATTTGCAGCAGCCGTGGCGGTATATCCTGTAGTTCTTGCCATGGAAGAAGTTTGAGTTTCATGGCAGTATTCATCATATAAATTATAAACTACTTTCTCTGTTTCCCCTTTTTTGTTTTCACCTTTAAGAGTAACGCGCATGACTGTTATTTCTTCTTCTGTTTCTCCCAGCTTCCATTCGCTAAAGAGAATTTTGCATGTAACATCCAGAGGAGAAACTTCTGTTCCATTCACATTTATTTTCTTTTTATTAAAGAACCCGCTTTCTTTTAATACTCTCACATATTCTACATGCCCGGGATAGCGGAGCGTTTTCTCTTTTCTGTTTTTGATGTGAGGCATGGTAAACAATATTGACCTTAATCCATCTGAATTAAAAGATTCCAGCGTTCCCACTTTGTCAAACTCTATGAACTCACAATCGGTTAATGGTTCGCGGATAATTATATTTCCGTTCTCTACATAGCGGGCAGGACGGGTATATTCTTCAATTACATCTACCGGAGAAAAAGGAGCTTTGTAACAAAATGGCCACTTTTTAATTTTAGGTAATCCTCCCACTAAACATTCAAAATCGGTGAGCTTTAATTTTTCATTGTAATAACCTAACAGAATATTATCCATCCCCGGAGCAACACCGCAATCAACAATGGCGGTTACACCTTTTTCTTTTGCAAGATTATCCAGATCGAGAGCGTTTTCAGGAAAGAAAGAAATATCCACCACATTTTTTCCGGCTTCAATAACTTGTT from Bacteroidota bacterium includes these protein-coding regions:
- a CDS encoding UbiA family prenyltransferase, translated to MTLIRCVIDYFENNKAPLGNFIASFLFFVLLRNFTEVYATHQDLYLMQTLTYSPFYIALACWLIFLICLFTKADVVKVSKMVFAFHAIILLPPIIDILFSTGSAVRMRYFSLSGWESLFKQYVMMGTGQNSMGQRIEVVIAVIGSFIYFFSKNNRWFLSGMYALAIYTCIFCFAIGLSLLNSFFQWLHIAHTPSQDYFFLARLYFISTAICVVLLFYLHNKEKFKMLLYDLRALRIIHYLLMVVLGFVLLRYRTPEQISVPLVITTESFFYFFLIPISIVFAAVFTIISNNVEDLAIDRISNPNRPLVSNRIAEKEYMIIGYIALALSLIASILVNRSCFIFMGLIIGNYYLYSNPPFKLKRIPVLSKLIVGINSAFMALMGYTVFGGAVLTFPPEFLFFLVVCLGLSSNFIDLKDYEGDKSFGIKTLPVLLGLRVSKMVISLFTVFSYVVFYFIIRNYISHLWLLTPMPLLLAAHLFYLNKKEFKEVPVFLIYLAGIIGVIIIMLADSFL
- a CDS encoding saccharopine dehydrogenase NADP-binding domain-containing protein yields the protein MSNIIVLGAGMVGSAMAIDLSKKHKVTLTDLNSQRLIHVKEKCKAISILQLDVCDKPKFHSALNSFDIVICAVPGFLGFETLKQVIEAGKNVVDISFFPENALDLDNLAKEKGVTAIVDCGVAPGMDNILLGYYNEKLKLTDFECLVGGLPKIKKWPFCYKAPFSPVDVIEEYTRPARYVENGNIIIREPLTDCEFIEFDKVGTLESFNSDGLRSILFTMPHIKNRKEKTLRYPGHVEYVRVLKESGFFNKKKINVNGTEVSPLDVTCKILFSEWKLGETEEEITVMRVTLKGENKKGETEKVVYNLYDEYCHETQTSSMARTTGYTATAAANMFLEGLFTEKGIFPPELIGKHEACFNYMINYLKERNIHYVKSSSEDKKS